In Nitrospira defluvii, the genomic stretch ACCGTGCCGCCTTAAATGGCCGCCGCGAGCCGGTCGATCCACTGCTGTTGGAGCGGCAGGAGGTCGCCCGCATCACCGGCTCGCAGGGCATCGAGGTAGGTACGACGCCCATCGGGGTCCGTGGGTGCCGTTTCGACCGGCGGCAGGGCGAGCTTGTACAAGAGTGCGGCCAGCGTCAAGCGACCGATGCGGCCGTTGAAATCCTTGAAGGGATGAATCCACTGGAAACGCCAGTCCACCCAGGCCAGCAATGAGGCAATGTGGGTGAGGTCGTCCTCCGGGAGATGGCGCAGTCGCTCGGCCAGATCGTCGCAGAACGACCGCACCAGCATCGGCACTTGATAGTACGGAGGCGGCTCCAGAGTCCCCACCTTCACATCGGTCGTCCGGAATCGTCCCGCCCAGTCAGGAAAGAGGTCTCCAGCCAAATCGCGGTGCCTCTCGCACAACCAGTCCGGAGTAATCACGATGTCCTGAGCGGAGGTTCGCAAGATCCGGTCGAGAATCCGCGCCAGCGCAACGGCAAGCCGTTCCGAGAGCTCCGGATAGGTCAAGGCCCCTTGTGTTGTTTCGAACGAGCGGGTGGAACCTAGGTGTCCGGGGTCTTCGACCATGGGCCAGATTGCTCCAGGAGGGTTTTGAGGCGAGAAACCGCCACGGGCTCGCCTTCGAAGGTCATGGATTGGGAGACGCGCTCCAATAGGACCTCGCGATGGGCGTCGAGGACCGTACTTGGAGTTTTATGGGCGGCCCGCCAGAGGCGAAACTTGGCTTCCAGTGCTTCGCGTTGTCCAGCATCTCCGCTATCCGCCGACATGGTGCCCATTCTTGCATGGAGCCACAGCCCACACAACCCCCTTCGAACCGTGTCCTACGAATCGGAGAATGACCTGTGCCTCCTCGCCTGAAGCAGTCTCATGCGGATGGCGCACCAACCTGATGCCCGCTGAGCCGGTGGAGATGCCGGGAGACATCGTGGTAGCGCGCGGGCGTCACGACATAACAATAATCGAACAGCCGGTCCGCCGCCTCCTGGGAAATGCCTGCCTCCCGCGCTTGGAGCATCTCCATGAACCGATTCATCGCCCGGTATACCGCCTCACTCTCGCCGTTGAGCAGGTGGGCGCGTACCCTCGCCAGTTGCGCGACATAGGGCGAGAACAGACTTGTCTCAGATCCATCCTTCGTCTGCTCCACAAGAACCGCCTGCATCATCGCATCGAGCCAGTCCTGCTCCCCGGCGAGAGTTGCGCCCGGTCCACCGGGGGCAACGACAATGACGCTCGTCAGCAACAGAAACAATGCGGCCGCCCATCTGATATCTCTGATGATCCGCATGATCTCCTCCTCGCGCAAGCCCGGAATTCCGCCGCTCGCCTCCATCTTACGGCAATCATCCTGACATCCAGCTCCGACCAACTCTATTCCTCCCAGAAGAATTTCTCCCAGTTCACGGTTTTATCCCACCACTGCTTGTGCCGCTTGACGTCGTGCAGGGCGGGCGGGGTGACTTCATAACAGAAATCCCACATCGCATCGGCGGCCTTGGCGCTGATATCTCCGTCACGGCTTTCCAACATGTCCATAAAACGGTTCATCGCCATATATGAACCTTTCCAGTCACCCCGGTCATAGAGGCTTCGCACCAGGGTGACTTGGCCGACATAGGGATCGAACGATCCGGGCTCGCCCTTGGCGGAGGCGATCCCTTCCTGCACGACGACGAACCCGGTCAATTGCTCCACCCAGCCTTCCGACCCCGGATACATCGCGATCGCCCCCAGCGGGGCGAGCACCACAAGCAACACGCAGCGGACGACACCCCTCATCTTCCGTGAGATAGTCATTGGTGTCATGACCCCCCTCCTTACTTCTGACGTATCAGCGGTTTCTCAGATGGCCCTTGTTCCCTGACCATCACCCTCCCCATTGGATTCCACCCAGAAAAATGCGCGCACGATCCTCTACTGGACCGTCCGGATGGTCCCGCCGTGATGGACCATGCGGATCGTCCCGCCCATATCAATGTCCCCTCTGTGCAAAGGACAGAAAAAACGAAACTCCTCGACGCCTCCTCGTTCACGGCTCCTTTCCCATGGCGCAGGACTCACCAGGGTTCTGACACTGTCCTCAGGGGCCACCGTCACCCGCAACGGCTTGTTGATAACGTCACCCTGCTCACCGGCTACTTGCTCGTAGAGCCCCTCGACCATGAAAACGTGTGTACGGGCGGTGGGGTTCACGAGAAGGAAGATCAATCCGTCCCTGAGGTCCGTTTCCGTATGAATAACGACCTCACTGGGAAGCCAGGCTGCCGAGTGGTCCGGTAAATCCTCTACGACAAAACGGAACTCGCTGCCGTGAGCCATCCGGTTGGCCGACAACATCCACGTCAGCCCCACGATAAGAACACTCACCAGCGACACACCCCGCCGCCATCGACACTTGGTAACGGCCACGAACCGACTCGCCTGACTTCTCTGCTTCCTCATCGTGATTGCCCACAGAGACCCCTGCGAACCCTGTCCTCTATCCTGATCGCGGTTACGGCAAGACATGAATCGTTCCTCCCAGATGCGCGTCGCCTTTATGTAAGGGACAAAAGAACGGATAGGCCTCCTCCTCTGAACCGGCTTCCGCCTGTCCCCGCTCAAATTGGGCCGTGCTGATCTGCACCCGGACCCTGTCTTCCGACGTCACGTTGATCCGTAACGGCTTTGTGCTGACTTCCCCACCCGCCCCCATCACCTCTTCGAACAGTCCATAGGCGGCAAAGGCATGAGTGCGATCTGTCGGATTCTCCAGCACAAACACCAACCCATCCTGCATGTCCGTGCTGCGATGAATCAGCACTTCCTGCGGCACCCATACCGCCCGCTTCTCCCCGAGATCTTGCACCACAAAGTGAAACTCCGCCGCCCCAGCGGCGCTCCAGAAACCCAGAGCGCCGGCCAGGACAACGGTAGCCAGACCACTCACACAATGGGATGGCTTCATGTGGCTCATATTGCGAGTCCTTCCGGCTACAGGAGCCGGGTGCGATCAGCCACCACCGACCTCACCCCTGGTTTCGATGACATACACCTCCCCTTTGACTTCCGGATGGATGTCGCACCAGAGGGCATGACGCATGCTCTCGGCGATGCCCGTGGCCGAATCGAACTTCGACGGCGCTGTCGCGAAATGAAGCGTCATCGTCTTCCCCGAATCCACGTGATACGATTTGAAGTTCTTCCCGACCACCTCAACCCCGCCTTCCACACGAACCGGAATCCCCTTGAACAGATTCGACGCGAACCCATGCGTGACGCTGTCCTTATTATGGATCACGATCGTCGTGTCGTGCGACGGCATCGTCAGCCCCACGGTCTCGTATCCGTGCTGCCGATCTTTAATCGTGATCTCCACCTTCGACGGCGGTGCCCCCATGCCAGGGGCTTGCGCAAACGCCACCGTCATGCCCATGCCGAGCAACGTCATGGCCGCCACGGCAAGGGGAACCGCCGGCACTGTGGTTGTAAGTCCTCTGATCTTCATGATGGACCTCCTTGATTGAAACGTGAACGACTCACGGCTTCCTCCTGGAGAACCTCGCGTCACTGCGAGTCACTGCGCCACGATAATTCCACCCTGTTATCTTCTTTCTCCTGACTCAGTCTTCCGCTCACCCGCCTCGGCGTTCGATGATGAACAGTTCCCCCTTCACGTCCGGATGCATGTCGCACCAGATGACATGCCTCATAAGCGGGCTCATCATCGTGAGCGGGGCTTCCGCCGACCCTTTAGTAAAATGAAGCGTCATGGTCTTTCCTGGATCGACGCGGAAAGATGGGGCATCTTTCCCCGCAACCTGGTACCCGTCGCCTTCCAACCGAACCGGCGTGTCCTTAAACAGCGGGGAGTAGAATCCATGCGTCACGCCGTCTTCATTGCGGACCACGATGGCCGTCGGATTTCCCTCCCGGCCATAGCCGGTGACATGAAACTCCATTTTCTTGATGGTCACCTGGATCGTCAGCTCAGGAACTTCTTTACCTGCCGTGGCGGCGTTGGCGGCCTCCGTTCCTGTCCCCGACAGCATGCCCAGCCCCAACGCTGTCGAGAATAACACCGCTCTCAACGGATCATCTCTGATGGTCCTCATGGCACACCTCCCCTCTTTTGAACATGATTCAGATCAGCTAATCGGCTGCCCATACTGATGCTCGATAAACCGATCAATATGCCGGGAGACATCGTGATACTCCGCCGGCGTCACCAGGTAGCAGTAATCGAACAACCGATTCGCCACCTCCGGCTGGATCCCGTTCTCGCGTTGTTCGAGCATGTCCATCAGTCGGTTCATGGCCGCATACACGGAAGCTGTATCCTCGTTCAGCAGATATCCGCGCACGATTTCAAGCTGCGCGATATAGGGAGCAAACGTGCCCCAGAACGGTCCTTCGTTCGCCTGCTCGATCAGCACCGCCTGCATCATGGCGGCAAGCCAATCGTCCTCTCCCGCCGGCGCCCATACCGTCCCTCCCAAGGCCACCACCATGAGACCGGTCAACACGAAGAGGACCGTCGCCGTCCATCTGATATCTTGGATGACCCACATGGGGTACCTCCACCCACTTGCTGCGCCACGATCCTGATCCCGCCCCTCCCAGCTCACATCCCATCGCCCATCTCCCGACAGAATGTTCTGATTCCACGTATATTAGATTACGCAGCCAAGGCTCGATGGACAATGAGCCGGCTGCGTCATTTTGAAGCATGATGCAGATGCACTAGCCCACATGCCTCAAGAACGCTTCTCCTGCAATGGCGGCGAGGCGTCAATAGTCAAGCATCGACCGGACAAAGCAGCCCTACGATTGACGAATGATGGGTGACGAAAGATATGCCCCCGGACGCGATGTCGCGCCATAGCGCCATGAATGATGCGGGTTACGCGAAGGGTGTGCCGCGATGGAAGGCAATCGCGAGGGCTTCAAGGCGACTATGCGCCCCGAGTTTGTCGCAAATATGTTGGACATGATTGCGCACAGTGGCGGAACTGATGCAGAGCACATCCGCGATCCGCGCGGTGCGCTCGCCCAAAGCCAGGTGCTGCAGCACCTCTCGCTCGCGTCGACTCAGTGGGAAAGTGGCCGGCACATCAGGAAGGTTGTCTGACGACGACGCCGAAGCAATGGAAAGGGTCGCACCAGGAGCGGGCCGCTCATCGGGAACGGACAGCACAGACTGCAGTTCCTGCACAAGCTGTCGGATCTTCGCCTGCTTGCTGATATCCCGGAACAAATGGACGAACAGGAACCGGTCCTTCTTCCTGGAGGGCACGGGCAGGGAACTGACATTCAACCAGAGGGTTTTCCCGGTTTTGGTGCGCGTCCGGATAT encodes the following:
- a CDS encoding Fic family protein is translated as MVEDPGHLGSTRSFETTQGALTYPELSERLAVALARILDRILRTSAQDIVITPDWLCERHRDLAGDLFPDWAGRFRTTDVKVGTLEPPPYYQVPMLVRSFCDDLAERLRHLPEDDLTHIASLLAWVDWRFQWIHPFKDFNGRIGRLTLAALLYKLALPPVETAPTDPDGRRTYLDALRAGDAGDLLPLQQQWIDRLAAAI
- a CDS encoding helix-turn-helix transcriptional regulator; amino-acid sequence: MAGLHLGHSAAEIAIMKQIADMVQRSADGALLANEEGTVVLWNKAAEHLMGFRAGEVLGRPCHDVIRGMTLSGHPLCSSSCAVGQRLGCGGGVRNFDIRTRTKTGKTLWLNVSSLPVPSRKKDRFLFVHLFRDISKQAKIRQLVQELQSVLSVPDERPAPGATLSIASASSSDNLPDVPATFPLSRREREVLQHLALGERTARIADVLCISSATVRNHVQHICDKLGAHSRLEALAIAFHRGTPFA